CCCCGTTTCGGGGTAGTCGAAGCTGGTTTCGTAGTGAATCAGGGAATGGACGCCGTGGAACGCATCTGAGATCGACGAGAGGGCGAAATACAATCCCAGCCCCACGAACACGGCCGTGTAGAGTTGCTGTGCCGTGATGCCGGACAGCGTGACCCCACGGTCGTCGCCGCGGGCGGCCAGCCGGGCGAGCCAGGGGGACAGCAGCCAGAACACGCCCCCGGCCAGGAGATAGCTGGCGGGGGTGATCAACAGCGGCCAACTGTATTGGGGCTCCCGCATCATCGCCGCGTTGGATATGAGCTGGATCAGCCCGGTGACGATCCAGTTGAGGGCGAAAAGGCGGAGGAGGATCTGGGCGATGCTGGAGATGGGCATATTCCGGGATGTGAGATGATGGGAGCGGAGGAAGCAATCCCCTGCCGTCCGGAGATCGCTACCAAGCACTACGCGACGCATGATGGATGAGCGACTCCCAATCGGGACAGGCACGGAAGAAGATTCCGGGAAACTCGCGCTTCGCCGCTTCTTCGCATGCCATGTAGGGACGGGCATACTCTCCGTCGCCGTAAGTATGAACCTTCGCCAGCGCGACCCAGCCATCCCGATCCCGCGGCGCGCTGGCCACGATGTAAAAGATTTCCGGTGCCACCGTGGACATGGAGAAATACTCCATCTGGTAGGATGTTCCCGCCACTTTTCCAGGAAGGTCCGCTTCCAACTCTCCGGAACCGAGGATCGCTTTCACAAAGCGGCGGCGGTCATCCGGACTGGCGGAGGTGGAAACGACGGCATCCTGTGAAATTACGACAGGCGAAGGCATGTCAGCCAAGGCTGCGACGGGATCCCGGTGCGTGGCGCATCCGGCGGCTCCGATGAAGAGCAAGGGCAGGAATTTCATTCTTTATACGGTCGGGGGATGGGTTCCTACGGCCCGGTGCGCTTCTCCACATGAAAGATCAGGTCGAAATCATCTCCGGTGGGAGGGCCGGGGGTGTGGTTGACCGATCCGTCCGCGCTGAAGCGGATCAGCGTTTCGCCCGGGGCGTTTCCCTTTGGACGCGCCATGGTGGAGTGGGCGCTGGTCTTCGGAAAACTCCGGGTTCTTCCGCCGACGTTGCCGCTTCCGTAAAATAGCTTCCAACGGAAATTCCCCTCATCGGGGGAGAAACAGACAACCGTCACTTTGCTTGTACCTTCCCCGAGCAATGACCCTCCAAAGAGCTCGATCTTCCCGCCCGGGCGGAGGATCGCCAGCCCGGCATTGTCTTTTGCCGTGACGTTCGCAGGTAGGGTGACCTCGAAAATGTAGCCGTCCATGGCTTCGAGCAACTGGCGGTTGCTGAGGGCCGGTTTGTGGTTCTTGTTGCAGCCCGTGACGGACAGGAGCGCGGGGAGGATCAGGAGCAGTGAGTATTTCATAACGGGTTTGGGGAGAGTGGCTTCTCACCATGCAAGCTGCACATTGACGGATTTGGACGAACCCAGGGAAACCAACAGGTCGTGGATCTGTTTTGGTGTCCGGAGAGACGTGGTGGATTGGCTGGAGATTTCCATTGCGGTGAGGGGCGGCGGCAAGACGATGTACAGGCAATGTCCGACGCCTCCTTGATCTGCGGGAGGGCTGGGCGTGTCCGCGATTTCCGTGATCATGGCAGAGGCCTCTTCAAAGGTGATGGCCTGTCCCTTGAAGTAGATGATGCCGTCCGGACTGATCCGGATCTGCCGCGGGCCGGTCATCCGCGACTCGGTGTCCGGTGGGGTGAGATGATTGACAGGTTCTCCGAACGGGGATTTGTCCTTGGGGTGCAGGTCGTTGAGAGTCACCGCGATCTCATCGGGAGCGACCCAGAGGCAATATACATCTTCGGGGCCGAGGCCCTCGTTGTTGTCATTGAAAGTCGCGGTGATGACGTCCGCGCGGTTCCCCGCCGCCGGGTAATGGAGGCGGATGAGGCGCATGTTTCCTTCGTCGAATGTAATGGTTCCCTTGGCGGAGATCTCTTGAATCTGGGTGCCGGTCAATTTGAGCCGGATCGAGGGAACGGTCAGCCGTTGGGAGGCTGGATCGAACGGATACCCATCCGCCCAAGCCGGCGCACAGGCCAGCAGGCATAGGGCGGAAATCAGGAGGGAGAAAGGCATGATGTGATAGCTTCGCCAATCAGTGCGCGGGTGGAAGAAGAATCCGGGATGGCGGAAAGTTTGGCCTTCTCTGGACGCAACTCGAAAACCCAGCGTTTTTTACAGTTGGCCCGGCATCTGCTAACGATTAATTTACAAATCCATGGCAATATTCGAGGGCTACGATCCGGGCGGTTTTCATGACGAGATGTTCGCAGGAAGCGGGGAGGTGAGGCCATACTGCGCCCCCCTTCTCAACAAGATGGACAATCTGAGCGAGAGGGAGTTCCTGGACCGCAAGGCGGCGTCGGAACTCTACTTCGTCCGTCAGGGGATCACCTTCAACGTGTATCATGACAACCGCGGGATGGAGCGCATCTTCCCGTTCGATCCGGTGCCGCGGGTGATTCCGGCGAACGAGTGGGAACTGCTGGAGGCGGGCCTCACCCAGCGGATCATCGCGCTGAACCTTTTCCTGCACGACATCTACCACGACCAGCAGATCCTGAAGGACGGGGTGATCCCGCGCCACTACATCGAGAACGCGAAGCACTACCGCCCGGAGTTCCGCGGCGTGGACGTCCCGGCGGACATCTACATCCACATCTGCGGCAGTGACATGATCAAGGGCAAGGACGGCACCTACTACGTGCTGGAGGACAACGGCCGCTGCCCGTCCGGCGCTTCCTACCTGCTGGAGAACCGCAACGCGCTGAAGCGGGCGTTCCCGGACATCTTCCACACGCTGGGCGTGCGGCCGGTGGATTCCTACCCGCGCGACCTGCTGAACATGCTGCACCACATCTCCCCGCGGCGGGAGGCGGACCCGGTGTGCGTGCTGCTCACCCCCGGCTGCTATAACAGCGCCTACTTCGAGCACTGCTACCTCGCCCGCGAGATGGGCATCGAGATCGTGGAAGGGAAGGATCTGGTGGTGAAGGACAACTTCGTTTACATGCGCACCACCCACGGCCTTGTCCGGGTGGATGTGATCTACCGCCGGATCGACGACGATTTCATCGACCCAACCGTGTTCCGCAAGGACTCCGTGCTCGGCGTGCCGGGACTCATGAACGCCTACCGCGCCGGACACGTGGCCCTCGCCAACGCGGTGGGGACCGGTGTCGCGGATGACAAGGTGACCTACTACTTCGTCCCGCGGATGATCGAATACTACCTCGGCCAGAAGCCGATCCTGCCGAACGTCCCGACTTACCTGGCATCGGAGGAGGCGGACCTGAAGTTCATCCTCGGCCACCTGCCGGAACTGGTGGTGAAGGCGGCGAACGAGTCCGGCGGCTACGGCATGCTCATGGGGCCGTCCGCGACGAAGGAGGAGATCGAGGTGTTCCGGGAAAAGATCATCGCGGACCCGCGCAACTACATCGCCCAGCCGGTGGTGTCGCTCTCCCGTTGCCCGACCTGGTGCGACGGCGCCATCGAGGGCCGCCACATCGACCTGCGTCCCTACATCATCTACGGGGACGAGGTGAAGATCGTGCCCGGCGGGCTGACCCGCGTGGCGCTCACGAAGGGTTCCCTGGTGGTGAACTCCTCCCAAGGCGGCGGCAGCAAGGACACCTGGGTCCTCCGGTAAAAGCAAACCACCCACCCCGACCCCAACCCATTTTCACTTCCGGTCATGCTTTCACGCGTCGCAAACACTCTCTACTGGATGGTCCGCAATGTCGAACGGGCCGACAACCTCTCCCGTCTGATCGACGTCAACCAGCAGCTCCTCCTCGACTTCGAAAGCCTGGACAGCGAGCGGCTCCGCGGCTTCTGGGCCCCCATCATCCAGAGCCTGGGGGAGGAGGAGGCCTTCGAGACCCTCTATGACGAGCCGGGCAGCTCGCAGGTCATCCGTTTCCTTTCCGATGACACACGGAACCCGAACAGCATCGCCTCCTGCATCGCGCAGGCGCGGGAGAACGCCCGCACCATCCGCGACCAGCTCTCCGACGAGCTGTGGGAGGAGCTGAACTCGCTCTACCTTTTCACCCGCTCCACGGAGGCTTCCTTCCTCATCGAGTCGAACCCGCCGAAGTACTACGAGAGCATCCGCCGCGGCGCGGCGACCTTCCTCGGCGTGGCGGCGTCCACGATGGCGCGGAACGAGGCGTGGGAGTTCATCGACATCGGCCGCCAGCTCGAGCGCGCGGACAAGACCACCCGCTTTCTGGACATCACCAGTTACCTGCCGAAGACCGCGGAGGATGAGATCACCTCGCCGGGCATCCTCCACTGGACGGCCATCCTCCGTTCCTGCGGCGCGATGGGTGCGTTCCGCTCCGACCAGCGGGAAATCTCGGCGCGCGGAGTGGTGGATTTCCTGATCTTTTCTCCGGAGTTCCCGCGGTCCATCCGCTTCTGCATCGAGCGTCTCGACGCCAGCCTGCACAAGGTGTCCGGCACACCGCGCGGCACCTTCTCCAATGAGTCCGAGCGCATCGCTGGCAAGCTGCTGGCGGACATCAACTTCAGCTCCACGGATGATGTGTTCAAGGAAGGCCTGCATGGTTATCTGGATGGCCTGCAGACGAAGTTCAACGCCATCGGAGCGGAGATTTTCGAAACCTACGTCCTCCTCCCGGAGCGTGTCACGGAGGCTCCACCGGAGCCGGAGCGCGTGAAGTCCGCCGTCGCCGGCTGGCAGTTTGAACAGCAGCAGCAACAACGGAACAAGGCGCAGCCGTGAACATCATCGGGCAGGATCCCTCCATTCCAGTGGAAAAGGCGGGGGAGGGGGGAGATCTCCGGCGGCATGGGACGACGCTCTCCGTCCTGCACCGCACGACCTTCCACTATCCGTTCCCGGTGACGGACAGCGTGAACACGCTGCATCTGGAGCCGCGGATTTTCCCGTTCCAGCAGACGCTGTCCGCTGTCATCCGGGTGCTGCCCGCCACCCGCCTGCGGCGTTTCACGGATCTGTTCCAGAACATCACCCACCATTTCGAGGTGCCCAACGCGCACTCCAGGCTGGAGATTGAGAGCCGGATCAAGGTGCGCAACCTGCCGCTGGTGATCCCGGAGCAGGTGAAGCAACTGACGCTTCCGGACTACAATGATGCCTCCACGCGGGAACGTGCCTGGCAGTTCCTCCAGGAAAGCCGCTGGGTTTCGAAACATCCGGACGTCTGGAAGCAGGGGGTGGACATCATCTACGGCATCCCGTCCGTCTTCGGCCAGGCGCAGGCCATCATGGAATGGGTGCACCGGGAGTTCCGCTATGATCCCGGGGTGACGACGTCCGGCACCCACCTGGAGGAGGCCTTCCATCTCCGTGCGGGGGTTTGCCAGGACTTCACCCACGTCATGCTCGGCCTGTGCCGCACGCTGGGCATCCCCGCGCGGTATGCCTCCGGGTATCTCTACAATGGCCCCCGGGACAGCCTCATCGGCGCGCAGGCTTCCCATGCATGGTGCGAGGTGTATTTCCCCGGCCCCGGCTGGCTCGGCTTTGATCCCACGAACAACACGCTGGCGGACGAGAGATACGTGAAAGTCGCCGTCGGCAGGGACTACGATGACGTTTCCCCCGTCCGTGGGTCCTACTATGGCACCGGCCACTGCCAGATGGACGTGCAGGTGCTGGTGGAGAAGGTGTAGGCAGCGGAAGTCGTGGGACTTCCGGCTGGGGAGGCCTCAACCATCCCCGCAACTCCGCGACGGACGGATGCCATCCATTCCATCATCTCATCGTGGGATTGTCGGGATCCATCCTGCCGAAGCTCTCACGAGCTTCGCTACGGGGCGGAATCCGGGCGTCAGGTGGATATCCTGAGTGAATAACAGATGCCCCGCCGCCGGTCGATCATCATCCAATCGTATGCGCCGAAGATGTTCGAAATGAGAATGTCTTCATCACTGGCGCCAATCCGCGGCAGGAGATCATCAGGGCAGCCATGATGTTTCAGTTCCCCGCGTCTATCCTCGCTGATGACACCGTTCTTCCATTCCCGGTTTTTGCCGATGGAATCGCGCACCTTTTCCCAGTCCCCTGGATCAAATACATAGACCAGCAGCTTATGCCCGTCCCCGGTCATGCCGAACGACAGTGAATTCTCGACCACCCGGTGGATCTTCGGAAATCCGGCGGATTCCATCTGTGCGATCCGCGCTTCGTCGGGAGGTCCGTCGTAGACCGTCTTGAAGTCCTCGGTCTCTCCGGCCATCCGGATCGCGCCGACGATCTGGAAGATCACGAGCGCCGCGATCATGAAAGCCAGCACCCACCAAGGGTGTAGCAAGGGATTCCACGAGCGGGTCCGTTTTTTACGGTGGGGTGGCATGGTGCGGGATATCCGCCCCCCGGAAAGGGTGGGGCGGATCCGCATCGTGGAGGGCGGAGGAGGGTTTCACGAGAAAAACCGCTGCTGCCATGGGTTCGGCGTGTCAGCCCCACCTTTGACAGGACGGGCCTCATCCGTGTTCCAAAAACGGCGGCCGGTGATCCGCGCCGCCGTTTCCCGATCAGCGCAGGAACGCCTCGTGCAGGCCGCCATCGACGGTGATGACCTGGCCGGTTGTCTTGCTCAGACGGTTGGTGATGAGCAGGAAGTAAGCCTCCGCCTGGTCCGCCGGGGTGATCGGGGCCTTGGTCAGCGTGCGGTCCGCGTAGAACTGGGCCAGTTTGCTGACCAGTGACTCGGTCGCCTCGTCATCCGTGTAGGGGATGTCGTACTTCGCGAGCGAACCGATGACGCGGTCGCGCGGGAACATGGCGGATCCCTGGACGACGGTCGCGGGAGCCACGCCGTTGACGCGCACCAGAGGGGACAGCTCGATCGCCAGCTCGCGGACGAGGTGGTTGGCGGCGGCCTTCGAGGTGTCGTAGGCGAGGGAGCCTTTCTTCGCCACCGCGGCGTTGGCGGAGGTGGTGAGGACGAGGTTGCCCTTGAGGCCTTGTTCCTTCCAGGTCTTCGCGGCTTCGTCGGCGACGAAGTAGGAACCCGTGACGTTGATGTTGAAGGTGAGCGCCCACTTGTCATCCGGGATGTGGCCGGAGGTGTCGCTCGGCACGAAGATGCCGGCGGTCACCGCGATGTGGTCGAAGCCACCGTAAGCGAGGGCCACCTGGTCCAGCATCGCGCGGATGCTGGCGCGGTCCGTGATGTTCGCCGCCAGACCGATGGCCGGGCCGCAGTCGGAAACACCGCTGCCAGCGACGCCGATGCCGAGGCCGTATTTGTCGGTGATTTCCTTCGCCGTCGCCTTCGCCGCATCCTCGTTGAGGTCCACGCAAACGATGTGCGCGCCTTCTTTCACCAGACGGTGCGCGGTTTCCTTGCCGATGCCGGAGCCTGCGCCGATCACGATGATGACCTGGCGGGCCAGTTCCTTCTCGGCGGGCATGCGCTGGAGCTTCGCTTCCTCCAGCAACCAGTATTCGATGTCGAAGGCCTCCTGTTGTGGCAGGGCGATGTATTCGTCGATCGCCTCCGCACCGCGCATCACCTCCACCGCGCAGTTGTAGAACTCGGCGGTCACGCGGGACTCGGACTTGTCCTTGCCCCAAGCGATCATGCCCAGGCCCGGGATCAGCACCACCGTCGGGTTCGGGTCGCGCTGGGCCGGGGAGTTGGAGTGCTTGCAGTTGTTGTAATAGGTCGCGTAGTCTTTGCGGTACTGCTCCAGACCGGCGGCGAGCTTGCTCTTGAGAGCGGCGGCGTCCTCCGTCTGCGGGTTCCAGTCCACGTAGAGCGGCTTGATCTTGGTGCGCAGGAAATGGTCCGGGCAGGAGGTGCCCAGCTCCGCGAGGCGCGGTGCATCCGCGGAGTTCACAAAGCGCAGGATCTTTTCGTCATCCTGGATGGTGCCGATGAACCGCTTCTGCTGGGAAACCTGGCCGCGCAGCCATGGCAGGATCTTCGCGAAGGCGGCGCGTCGCTCCGCTTCGGGAAGGGTCTGGTATTTCCGGCCGCCGAAGGCTTTCTCGTCGCCGCCTTTCGCCTGATACTTGTCCTCGATGTATTGGGCCGCCTTTTCGATGAACTCCAGCGTGCGGATGTAGCACACCTTCTCGTCGTCATCCCAGGAAATGAAGCCGTGCTGGCCCATCATGATCGCCTTCACGCCGGGGTTCGCCTTTTCGATCTCCTGCATCGCCAGGCCCAGCTCGAAGCCCGGGCGCATCCATGGCACGTAGTCCATCTCGCCGCTGAAGATCTCCTTGGTGAGCTGCTGGCAGTTCTTCGACGCGGCGATGGAGATGATCGCGTTCGGGTGCATGTGATCGACATGCTTGCCGCTGAGGAAGGAGTGCAGCGGCGTGTCGATCGAGGACGGACGCGGGTTCAGGTTGAAGGTCGTGTGGGAATACATGCCGACCATCTCATCCTCGGCGGGCGATTTCAGGCCCTTGTCCGCGCGGGCGGCGTAGGGGCCTTGCAGGCCGATGAGCTTGTCCTGGTAGAGGGAGGAGAAATTCTCGCGCTTCGAGGTGCGCAGGTCGCCGCCGGAACCCTTGACCCACAGCACTTCCACATCGCCCCCGGTGAGGGGGTCTTTTTCGATCAGCTTGGAGGAAGTGTTGCCGCCGCCGGTGTTGGTGATGCGCTGGTCCGCACCCAGAATATTCGAGCGGTACACCAGGCGGCCGACGGGATCGAGGGTGGCGGCGTGAGCATCATCCCACGAATAGGAGACGTGCTTGAAGTTTTCGGGTTTGGACATGGCGGTTTGGTTTCGTATTGACGTGAGCGGGATTGGCCCGCAAAACGAAGGAAATCAAGCAAATTCCCACAAATTCCCACATGCTCGCCGCCGAACGACAACGCCGCATCCTCGAAATCGCCCGTAAGAACGGGACGGTGAGGACCACCGAGCTGGCCGGGGACTTTGAGGTCACGGAGGAAACGATCCGCCGGGATCTGGACTTCCTCGCCCGGGTGGGTCATCTGCGCCGCACCCACGGCGGGGCCATGGACTCCACCGTGGCGCTGGGGGAGCTTTCGCTCTCGGAGCGGGAGTCGCGGCAGCTTGAGGAAAAACTGTCCATCGGACGGGAGGCCGCCACCTTGGTGAAAGAAGGGGAGACGCTGCTGCTGGACGCCAGCACGACGGCGCTGGAGTTCGCCTCCCAGCTTCCGGACGGCGTGCCGCTGCGGGTGGTGACGTATTCCATCGCGGTGGTGGAACGCCTCGCCACACGGGAAGCCATCGAGCTGATCGAGCTGGGCGGTACCTACGAGCGCCGCGGGCGGAGATTTTCCGGCATGCTGACGGAGGCCGCCCTGCGGATGCTGCGCATCGACCGTTTCTTTTTCTCCGGCGGCGGCTTCGACCCGAAGCTGGGCATCGGCGAGCCGAATCCGGACCAGGCGCGCTTCAAGAGAGCCATGCTGGAACATGCGGAGTGGTCCTGCGCCCTGATCGACTCCACCAAGCTCGGCGCGCCCACCGACCACTTCTTCGCGAAGCCGGATGAACTGCACGCGATGATCACGGACAAGGGCGGCAGATCCTACGCGAAGAAGCATCTCATCACGCCTCCCTACGAACTGCACTTCGGGAAATGACGCCCGCATCCGCTGAGATGAAATGCCTCCTTTGGAACGTGGAGTGGGCTCCACCGGGTTCCGTGCGGGGGGATTTGATCCGTCGGGAAATCCAGGCATCCGCCGCGGATGTCGTCTGCCTGACGGAGACGGAGCATGATTTCCTCCCTGCCGGGCATCTCATCGCGGCGGACGCGGACTATGGCTACAGCCACTCCGGCGGACGCAGGAAAGTCGTGCTCTGGAGCCGACAGCCATGGAGCGATGTGGACGTCACAGGGGATGAGTCCATGCCGGGCGGAAGGTTTGTTTCATGTATCACCGGCGGCATCCGCTTCGTGGGTGTGTGCATCCCGTGGAAGGACGCCCATGTCAGGACCGGCAGGTGTGACCGGAGGCCGTGGGAGGACCACATCAGCTATTGCCACGGTCTTGCGCGCGTCGTCCGGCGGTATGCCGGGGACGGGATGCCCGTCTGTCTCCTGGGCGACTACAACCAGCGGATCCCGCGGGTCAACCAACCGCCGGAAGTGTCCGCCGCGTTGATGGATGCCATCCCAAACGGTTTCTCGGTGTCCACGGCGGGTCTTGAAGATGCGGAGGGTCACAAGCTCATCGACCACATCGCCACCACGGCGGATCTCACGGTGACCATCGACCGCCTGCTGCCGCGCACCGGCGGCGACGGCACCCGCCTGACGGACCACACCGGCATTCTGGCCACTCTGGTGCCATCACTCTCCGCCAGGTCCGGCGCTCCACTTTCCCATCATCAATCCCATGTCTGAAAAAGTCTTCATCGCCGTTGATCTCGGAGCTGGCAGCGGCCGTGTGATCGCCGCCCGCACGGACCTCTCGAAGCTCGTGCTGGAGGACGTGCATCGTTTCGACAATCCGGGCACGGAACTCCCTTCCGGCTCGTATTGGAACATCGTCGGCCTTTACCGGGACATCCTCGAAGGGCTGCGCCGCGCGGTGGAGAAATACGGCGACCGCATCGTCTCCATCGGCATCGACACCTGGGGCTGCGACTTCGGCCTCATCGATGCGGACGGAGAGCTGGTGGGAATGCCGCACCAGTACCGGGACGCCCGCTTCGAGGGCATGGCGGAGGTGATGCACGGGTTGATGCCGGAGGAGGAGATTTTCGCCCACACCGGCATCAAGACGAACTTCTACAACACCTCCCTGCACCTGCTCGCGGAGCGGCGCAGGAACAGCCCGGGCCTGCTGCACGCGGACCGCATCCTGTTCGTGCCGGACCTGCTGGCCTACTGGCTCACCGGGGTGAAGGCGTGCGAGAAAACGGTGGCCTCCACCTCCCAGCTCATCGACCCCGCCACGGGCGACTGGGCCTGGCCGGTGATCCGGGCGCTGGACCTGCCGGAGCGGCTTTTCGGCCCGCTGGTGGAGCCGGGCACCGTGCTCGGCCCCGTCCGGGAGGAAGTGGCCGCCTTCATCGGAGCTACTGGCATTCCCGTAGTGGCCGCCGCCTGCCATGACACGGCGGCCGCCGTGACGGGCATCCCCATGGGCCGGGAGGACCTGTGGCTTTCCTCCGGCACCTGGTCCATCATGGGCATCGAGTCGGACACCGCCATCACCAGCGGCAAGGCGCTGGGCTATGGTTTCTGCAATGACTTCGGCGTCGGCGGGGACATCCATTCCCTGAAAAACATCGCCGGGCTATGGCTCATCCAGGAGTGCAAGCGGCAGTGGGCGCTGGACGGAGAAAGCCTCGGCTACGCCGAAATGGCGGAGCTGGCCGAAAAGGCGGAGCCTTTCACCGCGTTCATCGATCCGGACGACATCGTCTTCGCCAGCCCCGGCCAGATGCCGGACAAGATCCGCGAATGGTGCCGCAGGACCGGCCAGACCGTGCCGGAGAGCAAGGGCGCCGTGCTGCGCGTCGCCACGGACTCCCTCGCGCTGAAATACCGGGTCGTCTTCGAGCGCTTCAAGTGCCTCACCGGCCGGGAGTTCGCGTCGCTGCGGGCCGGTGGCGGCGGCATCCAGAACGAGGCGCTCAGCCAGGCCACCGCGAACGCCCTCGGGATCAAGGTTGTGGCAGGACCGGTGGAGGCGACCTCCTGCGGGAACATCATCACCCAGATGGTCGGTATGGGCGTCCTGCCGGACTTCACCGCCGGCCGTGAACTCATCTCACGTTCGTTCGGATTCAAGACCTTCGAGCCGTCCGGCAAGGAGGAATGGGACGCCGCCTACGCGAGGTTCCGGGAGGTGATCGGGCTGAAATCTTAGGCTGTGTCACAGCCGGGAGGATATCGGGTGCCGTTCCACATGGAGATCAATCAAGGCATCGTCCTGTTGGAGGATGAAATTCCCTTCGTGGGCGTCCGCGATGCTCCTCCCATCGGGATTCTCCCGTCGGGTGTCTGTCGCTTTCGCTTTGACCTTTCGCGGATTGTTATTTAAGGAATCCGTGGTAACTGCCCGAAATGAAGTGTCCCCGCTGCGTTCAACGAATCCACCGAGCGGCGCAGTCGTGTCCTCATTGCGGATTCTCGCTGGCGGATGCGGACGCGCATTTCGGGGAGGATGAGGTCACGCTCCGCAGCCTCACGGATGCGGCGGGGCTGCTGCGGCGTGGAGGCCGGCGGAAGGTGGAGGCGGCGATGGAGGAAATCGGCCGGCGTTTCCCGCAGGTTTTCGTGGCGGTCTATACCGGGCCGCTGGGGGAGGTGGCGAACATCCGCCAGTTCGGCTTCTGGATGTTGAACCGGGCGGCCTTTGAGGATGTACCCGTCGGCAAGCCGAACGAGGCGGGGATTCTTTTCACGATCGATCCGGAATCAAAGGCTGCCGGGGTGACCTTCGGCTACCTGCTGGATCCCTACCTGGAGGAGGCGGACACGTTCGACTGTCTTTCCCGCGCGCATTCCCACTGGCTCGACGGGCGGTATGCGGACGGTCTGGTGAAGGCCATCCGCCATCTGGGGACGATTCTGGCGAAGCGCAGCCGCCAGGCGCGGCGTGATCCGGAGAAATTCGAACGCAAGGTGCTGCCACCGCCGCAGATGGGGGATCTGGTCCGCAGGATCCGGTCCGGGCACCGCGTCCCGGAAGAACAGCCGGTGGTGGAGGAGGTGGAGAAGTGAGATTCCTTCCGTTCCTCGCGCTGGCGGCCGCCTCTTTTGCCCATGCTTCCGCCCTCCAGATGCCATCCTGGAAAGACGATGAGCGCAAAGCCTTCGAGGAAGCGGGCGGCATATTACGGAGTTTCATTCTGGCTGATGAGCCTGAGCCTGCTCCG
The sequence above is drawn from the Akkermansiaceae bacterium genome and encodes:
- a CDS encoding DeoR/GlpR transcriptional regulator, translated to MLAAERQRRILEIARKNGTVRTTELAGDFEVTEETIRRDLDFLARVGHLRRTHGGAMDSTVALGELSLSERESRQLEEKLSIGREAATLVKEGETLLLDASTTALEFASQLPDGVPLRVVTYSIAVVERLATREAIELIELGGTYERRGRRFSGMLTEAALRMLRIDRFFFSGGGFDPKLGIGEPNPDQARFKRAMLEHAEWSCALIDSTKLGAPTDHFFAKPDELHAMITDKGGRSYAKKHLITPPYELHFGK
- a CDS encoding endonuclease/exonuclease/phosphatase family protein encodes the protein MKCLLWNVEWAPPGSVRGDLIRREIQASAADVVCLTETEHDFLPAGHLIAADADYGYSHSGGRRKVVLWSRQPWSDVDVTGDESMPGGRFVSCITGGIRFVGVCIPWKDAHVRTGRCDRRPWEDHISYCHGLARVVRRYAGDGMPVCLLGDYNQRIPRVNQPPEVSAALMDAIPNGFSVSTAGLEDAEGHKLIDHIATTADLTVTIDRLLPRTGGDGTRLTDHTGILATLVPSLSARSGAPLSHHQSHV
- a CDS encoding circularly permuted type 2 ATP-grasp protein, with amino-acid sequence MAIFEGYDPGGFHDEMFAGSGEVRPYCAPLLNKMDNLSEREFLDRKAASELYFVRQGITFNVYHDNRGMERIFPFDPVPRVIPANEWELLEAGLTQRIIALNLFLHDIYHDQQILKDGVIPRHYIENAKHYRPEFRGVDVPADIYIHICGSDMIKGKDGTYYVLEDNGRCPSGASYLLENRNALKRAFPDIFHTLGVRPVDSYPRDLLNMLHHISPRREADPVCVLLTPGCYNSAYFEHCYLAREMGIEIVEGKDLVVKDNFVYMRTTHGLVRVDVIYRRIDDDFIDPTVFRKDSVLGVPGLMNAYRAGHVALANAVGTGVADDKVTYYFVPRMIEYYLGQKPILPNVPTYLASEEADLKFILGHLPELVVKAANESGGYGMLMGPSATKEEIEVFREKIIADPRNYIAQPVVSLSRCPTWCDGAIEGRHIDLRPYIIYGDEVKIVPGGLTRVALTKGSLVVNSSQGGGSKDTWVLR
- a CDS encoding bifunctional rhamnulose-1-phosphate aldolase/short-chain dehydrogenase, yielding MSKPENFKHVSYSWDDAHAATLDPVGRLVYRSNILGADQRITNTGGGNTSSKLIEKDPLTGGDVEVLWVKGSGGDLRTSKRENFSSLYQDKLIGLQGPYAARADKGLKSPAEDEMVGMYSHTTFNLNPRPSSIDTPLHSFLSGKHVDHMHPNAIISIAASKNCQQLTKEIFSGEMDYVPWMRPGFELGLAMQEIEKANPGVKAIMMGQHGFISWDDDEKVCYIRTLEFIEKAAQYIEDKYQAKGGDEKAFGGRKYQTLPEAERRAAFAKILPWLRGQVSQQKRFIGTIQDDEKILRFVNSADAPRLAELGTSCPDHFLRTKIKPLYVDWNPQTEDAAALKSKLAAGLEQYRKDYATYYNNCKHSNSPAQRDPNPTVVLIPGLGMIAWGKDKSESRVTAEFYNCAVEVMRGAEAIDEYIALPQQEAFDIEYWLLEEAKLQRMPAEKELARQVIIVIGAGSGIGKETAHRLVKEGAHIVCVDLNEDAAKATAKEITDKYGLGIGVAGSGVSDCGPAIGLAANITDRASIRAMLDQVALAYGGFDHIAVTAGIFVPSDTSGHIPDDKWALTFNINVTGSYFVADEAAKTWKEQGLKGNLVLTTSANAAVAKKGSLAYDTSKAAANHLVRELAIELSPLVRVNGVAPATVVQGSAMFPRDRVIGSLAKYDIPYTDDEATESLVSKLAQFYADRTLTKAPITPADQAEAYFLLITNRLSKTTGQVITVDGGLHEAFLR
- a CDS encoding alpha-E domain-containing protein → MLSRVANTLYWMVRNVERADNLSRLIDVNQQLLLDFESLDSERLRGFWAPIIQSLGEEEAFETLYDEPGSSQVIRFLSDDTRNPNSIASCIAQARENARTIRDQLSDELWEELNSLYLFTRSTEASFLIESNPPKYYESIRRGAATFLGVAASTMARNEAWEFIDIGRQLERADKTTRFLDITSYLPKTAEDEITSPGILHWTAILRSCGAMGAFRSDQREISARGVVDFLIFSPEFPRSIRFCIERLDASLHKVSGTPRGTFSNESERIAGKLLADINFSSTDDVFKEGLHGYLDGLQTKFNAIGAEIFETYVLLPERVTEAPPEPERVKSAVAGWQFEQQQQQRNKAQP
- a CDS encoding transglutaminase family protein — protein: MNIIGQDPSIPVEKAGEGGDLRRHGTTLSVLHRTTFHYPFPVTDSVNTLHLEPRIFPFQQTLSAVIRVLPATRLRRFTDLFQNITHHFEVPNAHSRLEIESRIKVRNLPLVIPEQVKQLTLPDYNDASTRERAWQFLQESRWVSKHPDVWKQGVDIIYGIPSVFGQAQAIMEWVHREFRYDPGVTTSGTHLEEAFHLRAGVCQDFTHVMLGLCRTLGIPARYASGYLYNGPRDSLIGAQASHAWCEVYFPGPGWLGFDPTNNTLADERYVKVAVGRDYDDVSPVRGSYYGTGHCQMDVQVLVEKV